A region from the Aphis gossypii isolate Hap1 chromosome 1, ASM2018417v2, whole genome shotgun sequence genome encodes:
- the LOC114119300 gene encoding fatty acyl-CoA reductase wat-like — MDTYYESAPQLSEIQSFYNDTTVFLTGATGFMGNLILDKLIRTCSGVKKIYILIREKKGKTTEERFKQLFDDPVFELMKKEQPNFLEKIHAVIGDCALPNLGIEEKYINILKDEVNIVIHSAATVRFDEQLRTAVNINIIALQDILKISQEIKNLKALVHISTAYSNCAGREVVDEIFYKPPISGEKLSQVVNNLDDEYINRITPSLLGEWPNTYAMTKAIAEGEIITHGKGLPIGVIRPSMIIATDTEPVPGWINNFYGPTGVVAATGIGLMRCMHADPNKIADIVPGDYVSNAVLACAWDIHNIWKENNFKDLTKADDLDKETFVPPIYNFVSSSVNPLTWGEFSMLNKKYGCEVPSVKAISPILLRISKRKIEYQILCFLLHIIPGFIIDSLAKLTGRKPLLMDGYRKMHKFSDVISYFSLKSWKFNDNNTRSLIQKLSKLDQTLFSFDLNKLSWDEYFKKHVLGIRMYIIKDPLETLPEGRKRNQKLCIAYYTLLSFLAAVLLLIVYGLCSLFV; from the exons ATGGATACCTACTACGAAAGTGCACCTCAGTTATCAGAAATTCAatcattttacaatgatacaaCAGTATTTTTAACTGGTGCTACTGGATTCATGGGAAATTTAATCctggataaattaataag gaCTTGTTCGggagtgaaaaaaatttatattttgatcagAGAGAAAAAAGGAAAAACTACAGAAGAAAGATTTAAGCAACTTTTCGATGATCCA GTATttgaattaatgaaaaaagaacAACCAAACTTTTTGGAAAAGATCCATGCAGTTATCGGTGATTGTGCGTTGCCAAACTTGGgaattgaagaaaaatatattaacatcttAAAAGACgaa gtAAACATAGTAATACACTCCGCTGCTACTGTGCGATTTGACGAACAATTAAGAACAGctgtcaatattaatataattgcctTACaagatatattgaaaattagccaagaaattaaaaacttgaaa gctCTCGTTCATATTTCAACTGCTTATTCAAACTGTGCTGGAAGGGAAGTTGTGGATGAGATATTCTACAAACCACCTATATCTGGAGAAAAATTATCACAGGTTGTCAATAACTTGGATGACGAGTATATTAATAGAATTACACCGTC GTTACTTGGGGAATGGCCGAATACATACGCCATGACTAAAGCCATTGCTGAGGGTGAAATAATTACCCATGGCAAAGGATTACCAATTGGAGTTATTAGACCGTCAATGA ttaTCGCCACCGATACCGAGCCTGTTCCTGGATGGATCAACAATTTCTATGGACCAACAGGAGTTGTAGCAGCCACCGGTATTGGTCTCATGAGATGCATGCACGCTGATCCCAATAAAATAGCCGATATCGTACCTGGAGATTATGTCAGCAACGCCGTGTTGGCTTGTGCTTGGGATATTCATAACATATG GAAAGAAAACAACTTTAAAGATTTAACAAAAGCTGACGATTTAGATAAAGAAACATTTGTACCACCTATTTACAATTTCGTATCATCAAGTGTCAACCCCTTGACATGGGGAGAATTTTCAATGCTGAACAAGAAATACGGATGTGAAGTGCCTTCTGTAAAAGCG ATCTCGCCAATTTTGTTGAGAAtatctaaaagaaaaattgaatatcaaattttatgttttcttcTTCACATCATACCCggatttataattgattcatTAGCCAAACTTACCGGAAGGAAACCTCT attAATGGATGGATACagaaaaatgcataaattttCGGATGTTATATCTTACTTCAGTTTAAAATCGTGGAAgtttaacgataataatacgaGATCTTTGATACAAAAGCTATCCAAACTAGATCAAACACTTTTCAGTTTcgatttaaacaaattgaGTTGGgatgaatatttcaaaaaacacgTATTAGGTATacgaatgtatattataaaagatccATTGGAAACATTGCCAGAAGGAAGAAAAAGGAATCAAAA attatGCATAGCTTACTACACATTATTATCCTTCTTAGctgcagtattattattaatagtgtaTGGACTTTGcagtttatttgtttaa